From Terriglobia bacterium, one genomic window encodes:
- a CDS encoding aminomethyl transferase family protein has protein sequence MSYKTLEDALHAAGNPVHMLRNSQIGPYAFPVVRSEFTNWRDEQRSWRETCALFDQSHHMTDLYVEGPDALKVFSDLGVNTFKNFRVNQAKQFVACNHDGFVIGDAILFYLGENKFNLVGRPPAASWVQYNVGAGKYNAKVERDERSAVNQGRRKVFRFQVQGPNAVKTMEKVTGKAAPDIKFFNMDVFKIAGRDVHALRHGMVGQPGWELFGPWEYADEVRNAIVEAGLEYGIRQVGARTYPTSCLESGWIPSPMPAIYTGEKMKPYRQWLTGQSYEAMASLGGSFYSDNIADYYLTPYDLGYGPFVKFDHDFVGRPALEKIAGNPSRKKVTLVWNGDDLARGFRSMCQPGSDITKYVDLPLANYSTLPYDKVLKGGKIVGLSTYTGYTYNERAMISLAMVNVEHSEPGSELTLVWGEEDGGSTKPTVERHAQIEIRAKTAPAPFAEVARTAYRPH, from the coding sequence ATGAGTTACAAAACCCTGGAGGACGCGTTACACGCGGCGGGGAATCCGGTTCACATGCTGCGAAATTCGCAGATCGGTCCATATGCCTTTCCGGTCGTGCGTTCGGAATTTACCAATTGGCGAGATGAGCAGCGCTCCTGGCGCGAGACCTGCGCTCTCTTCGATCAGTCGCATCACATGACGGATCTCTATGTCGAGGGACCGGACGCTCTCAAAGTGTTTTCGGATCTCGGCGTCAACACTTTCAAGAATTTCAGAGTCAACCAGGCGAAGCAGTTTGTCGCCTGCAATCACGACGGATTCGTTATCGGCGACGCCATCCTCTTTTACCTTGGCGAAAACAAGTTCAACCTGGTCGGCCGGCCGCCGGCTGCCAGCTGGGTCCAGTACAACGTGGGAGCGGGAAAGTACAACGCCAAGGTCGAACGGGATGAAAGATCCGCCGTCAATCAAGGCCGCCGCAAGGTTTTCCGTTTTCAGGTTCAAGGTCCGAACGCCGTAAAGACGATGGAGAAGGTGACCGGCAAGGCCGCACCGGACATCAAGTTCTTCAACATGGATGTTTTCAAAATTGCAGGGCGGGACGTCCATGCCTTGCGTCACGGAATGGTGGGACAGCCGGGCTGGGAGCTCTTCGGCCCCTGGGAATATGCCGATGAAGTGCGGAATGCTATCGTCGAAGCCGGCCTGGAATACGGCATCCGCCAGGTGGGCGCGAGGACATATCCGACCAGTTGTCTCGAATCCGGCTGGATTCCCTCTCCGATGCCCGCGATCTATACCGGTGAAAAAATGAAGCCGTACCGGCAATGGCTCACCGGCCAGAGCTATGAAGCGATGGCTTCGCTCGGGGGGAGCTTTTATTCCGACAACATCGCAGACTATTACCTCACGCCTTACGACCTGGGATACGGACCATTCGTTAAATTCGACCACGACTTCGTCGGGCGTCCGGCGCTCGAAAAGATCGCCGGGAATCCAAGCCGCAAGAAGGTCACGCTGGTATGGAACGGTGATGATCTGGCTCGCGGGTTCCGTTCGATGTGTCAGCCGGGATCCGACATTACGAAGTACGTCGATTTGCCCCTCGCGAATTATTCGACGCTGCCGTATGACAAGGTCTTGAAGGGTGGCAAAATTGTCGGCCTGTCGACTTACACCGGCTATACATACAATGAGCGAGCGATGATTTCGCTGGCAATGGTCAATGTCGAGCACAGCGAGCCCGGCAGCGAACTCACGCTGGTGTGGGGCGAAGAGGATGGAGGATCCACCAAACCGACGGTTGAGCGCCATGCGCAGATCGAGATTCGCGCGAAAACGGCGCCCGCTCCGTTCGCCGAAGTTGCGCGCACCGCGTACCGGCCCCACTGA